The Primulina huaijiensis isolate GDHJ02 chromosome 9, ASM1229523v2, whole genome shotgun sequence genomic interval ACCATCTATCAGAGTTACTAAATTTTCCTCTTGGTGATAAACCACAATCCTTACCGAAAGTGTTGAAGTAGATCATCTAGTTGCTAGTTGCTGACTCCAAAATATATTTCTAACCATAGGTAGAGGTAGTTCAAAAGATACAAGTTGATGGAGAAGTGAACAGGGCCCGCTGCATGCCACAAAATGACGCTATAGTTGCTTCAAAGACAAATGGTACTGAAGTATATGTGTTCGACTGTACTAAGCAATTGTTGAATACCAGAAATGGTTGTAGCGATCCTGACTTGAGATTGAAGGGACATCAAAAAGAAGGATATGGTTTATCATTTAGCCCTTCTAAAGAAGGATATCTTCTGAGTGGTTCAAATGATTGCAAAATTTGCTTGTGGGATATTTCTGCAATGCCTCAAGATAAAGTACTTGAAGCTAAATATATTTACGAGGTAACTTGTCGATTCTGTACTTTTCCTACTATCTTTGAGCAGTATATTTTTCTAACTCGAACTTTCAATGGGTTTTTAACTCCTAATTTTTATCATCATTGATATAGGGCCACGATAATGTGGTAGAGGATGTGTCATGGCATTCCaagaatgaaaatttatttgggTCTGTGGGAGATGACTGCAAGCTAATGATTTGGGACTTACGCACAAACAAGTTCCAACACTCTGTTATTGTACACGAGAAAGAGGTGAAAGATTTTTTGCTGCATTTTTCTTTTGCAATTTGAATTTTTCCCTAATTTACTAGCGTCTAACATGCCTCCTTTTATCCATCAAATTTACAGGTGAACTATTTATCTTTCAATCCATTTAACGAGTGGGTTTTGGCCACTGCTTCCTCTGACACTACAGTTGGGCTGTTCGACATCCGGAACTTGGGTTCTCCACTGCATGCTCTCAGCAGTCATATGTATGTCCTTTTATTCCGATTCTTTCAATTTTTATAGAAATAAGTTATGCTCCAGCTTCTCCTACatgggaattttttttaagtttagtAATTTTTCCtcaatttcataatttcctaaTATAAAGGTAATTTCTATCGATGAGGTTTATTGTGCATACTgcatgggttttttttttttggttggccACGAAAGACAATTTTTGCTTGAAATCAACATTAATTACAGTCATTGCCTGGTGAAAAAAAATCGATCAGCTTACAGCCTTGCACCCTTCCTGAACTAGTGTAGTAAGCTGTAATATGATGTGGAATCCTTATGTTTTGGTTAAAGTAAATAGCTCAATTTGAATTTAGAATAATAACCTGAGCAGCATACAATTATTGCACTTGTTGGTCCTATAGAACTACTGTTTGGTTCCCGTCTCCCCTAAGTTGATTATGTTTAACAAGTAATAATGGTTTCCCCGTGAAAACAAGACCCACTAATCTTCTCAAGTATGAAAAGTTAATGGCTACCATATATTTTGCATTTCATGCACAGGGAGGAGGTATTTCAGGTAGAATGGGATCCTAACCATGAAACTGTTCTTGCATCTTCTGCTGATGACAGGAGATTGATGGTTTGGGACATTAACAGGTACGCTTTATTAAGCATTTTACATTAATAACTCGCTGATTATGTTTCTCATGCTTCTTATCACTCACTTGTCTTGGGTCTTTATGTTTTTAGAGTGGGAGATGAGCAATTGGAAGGTGAAGCAGAAGATGGTCCTCCTGAGCTCCTCTTTTCTCATGGTGGTCACAAAGCGAAGATTTCCGACTTTTCATGGAACAAGAACCAGGCATGGGTCATTTCGAGTGTAGCAGAGGACAATACTGCTCAGGTGTGGAAAATGGCAGAAAGCATCTACCGAGATGAGGATGACATCCAAACTGCAGATTGATTGCCCACATTTAGTTTGGGATAAGAAGTTTgttgtattttttgtttaatcGAAACCCAAAATCCAGATCACGTCAATAGAACAGAGTAGGCAGATTTGTCCTCTTGGATAAAAAAGAAATACTAAaagtttgaaaacttttccaagaTTACATCTGAAAGTGATCGACATGGTCGTAATCCTCCAGTGAGTGAGTATGCTCGTATGATGTCGTTACTTTTGATTCTTAAAAAAGACCTTGTctcttaaaatgtttttttcaaAAGCCAAATGTATACGTATCTAAATTGACACAagcacaaaaacaaaacaatgcTCGCCATATGATGAAAATTCTTCATTATGCAGTAGTCTCAACGGTTAAGAGTAAAGATTTGTGCGCTCCAAAACGGATCAAGCTATTAATTTTACTTCCTCCACCGAGCAGATCACTTGGAATGACATAATACATGTAACTTAATTATTTTGCAGCAGAACTCAAACTAAACACTATGATAAACAAATACATATAAACTTTCGTAATTGCCAGGCATGATCAATTGTAAGTCAAGAGAGACGGTACAAGAGGCAATATAAATTT includes:
- the LOC140983759 gene encoding WD-40 repeat-containing protein MSI2-like — its product is MEEVVEEEFSVWKKNTPLLYDLVICHSLEWPSLTVQWLPSLSQSGGGDLSVHKLILGTHTSDDVPNFLMVAHAYLPRDPTSAIEVDPDNSVIPKAEVVQKIQVDGEVNRARCMPQNDAIVASKTNGTEVYVFDCTKQLLNTRNGCSDPDLRLKGHQKEGYGLSFSPSKEGYLLSGSNDCKICLWDISAMPQDKVLEAKYIYEGHDNVVEDVSWHSKNENLFGSVGDDCKLMIWDLRTNKFQHSVIVHEKEVNYLSFNPFNEWVLATASSDTTVGLFDIRNLGSPLHALSSHMEEVFQVEWDPNHETVLASSADDRRLMVWDINRVGDEQLEGEAEDGPPELLFSHGGHKAKISDFSWNKNQAWVISSVAEDNTAQVWKMAESIYRDEDDIQTAD